The Pseudomonas azotoformans genome has a segment encoding these proteins:
- a CDS encoding glycine betaine ABC transporter substrate-binding protein has protein sequence MKKLTLILSCVLLCAGIAQAAEKPVIRIGARVFTEQTLLAEITSQYLRTKGYDTRVTGGLGSNLARSAQESGQLDLIWEYTGVSLVAYNHVDEKLDSEQSYARVKELDAKKGLVWLSPSRFSNTYALALPEKVAAEHPEINSISDLTQAVAQDAKSNRLVALDTEFANRSDGLAGMVKLYDMNLTRKNTRQMDAGLVYTALRNGQVFAGLVYTTDGRLNAFKLKLLADDKHYFPDYTAAPVVRQVYLDAHPELAADLKPLAELFDDETMRQLNARVDVDHESPSAVAADFLRQHPIN, from the coding sequence ATGAAAAAACTGACCTTGATATTGAGCTGCGTCCTGCTGTGTGCAGGCATTGCGCAAGCCGCCGAAAAACCCGTGATCCGCATCGGCGCCCGGGTATTCACCGAACAGACCCTGCTGGCCGAAATCACCTCCCAGTACCTGCGCACCAAGGGCTATGACACCCGCGTGACCGGCGGCCTGGGCAGCAACCTGGCGCGCAGTGCCCAGGAAAGTGGGCAACTGGACCTGATCTGGGAATACACCGGCGTGTCGCTGGTGGCCTACAACCACGTCGACGAGAAACTCGACAGCGAACAGTCCTACGCTCGGGTGAAAGAACTCGACGCGAAAAAAGGCCTGGTCTGGCTCTCACCGTCGCGCTTCAGCAACACCTACGCCCTGGCGCTGCCGGAGAAGGTTGCGGCTGAGCATCCCGAAATCAACAGCATCAGCGACCTGACCCAGGCCGTCGCGCAAGATGCCAAGAGCAACCGCCTGGTGGCCCTGGACACCGAGTTCGCCAACCGTTCCGACGGCCTGGCCGGTATGGTCAAGCTGTACGACATGAACCTCACGCGCAAAAACACCCGGCAGATGGACGCCGGCCTGGTCTACACCGCGCTGCGTAATGGCCAGGTGTTTGCCGGTCTGGTCTACACCACCGACGGTCGCCTGAACGCCTTCAAACTGAAGCTGCTGGCAGACGACAAGCACTACTTCCCGGACTACACCGCCGCGCCCGTGGTGCGTCAGGTGTATCTCGACGCGCACCCGGAACTGGCCGCTGACCTCAAGCCATTGGCCGAGCTGTTCGACGACGAAACCATGCGCCAGTTGAACGCGCGGGTCGACGTCGACCATGAAAGCCCCTCCGCGGTTGCCGCCGACTTCCTGCGCCAACATCCGATCAACTAA
- a CDS encoding peptide ABC transporter ATP-binding protein encodes MAVVLTARDLTRHYEVSRGLFKGHALVRALNGVSFELEAGKTLAVVGESGCGKSTLARALTLIEEPSSGSLKIAGQEVAGADKAQRKQLRKDVQMVFQSPYASLNPRQKVGDQLGEPLLINTNLSAAERREKVQAMMKQVGLRPEHYQRYPHMFSGGQRQRIALARAMMLQPKVLVADEPTSALDVSIQAQVLNLFMDLQQEFNTAYVFISHNLAVVQHVADDVMVMYLGRPVEVGPKEDIYARPLHPYTQALLSATPTIHPDPNKPKIKIVGELPNPLNPPPGCAFHKRCPYATARCSTEEPQLRALDNRQVACHYAEQFVA; translated from the coding sequence ATGGCCGTCGTTCTTACCGCCCGCGACCTGACCCGTCACTACGAAGTGTCCCGTGGCCTGTTCAAGGGCCATGCGTTGGTGCGTGCACTCAATGGCGTGTCCTTTGAGCTGGAAGCCGGCAAGACCCTCGCCGTTGTAGGCGAGTCGGGTTGCGGCAAATCCACCTTGGCCCGTGCGCTCACATTGATTGAAGAGCCGTCTTCCGGCTCCTTGAAAATCGCCGGCCAGGAAGTCGCTGGCGCGGACAAGGCCCAGCGCAAACAATTGCGCAAAGACGTGCAGATGGTGTTCCAGAGCCCGTACGCCTCGTTGAACCCTCGGCAGAAAGTCGGTGATCAACTCGGCGAGCCGCTGCTGATCAACACCAACCTGTCCGCTGCTGAACGCCGCGAGAAAGTGCAGGCGATGATGAAGCAAGTGGGCCTGCGCCCCGAGCATTATCAGCGCTACCCGCACATGTTCTCCGGCGGCCAGCGCCAACGGATCGCCCTGGCCCGGGCGATGATGCTGCAACCCAAAGTGCTGGTGGCGGATGAACCCACCTCGGCACTGGACGTGTCGATCCAGGCCCAGGTGCTCAACCTGTTCATGGACCTGCAGCAGGAATTCAATACGGCTTACGTGTTCATCTCCCACAACCTGGCGGTGGTGCAACACGTCGCCGATGACGTGATGGTGATGTACCTCGGCCGTCCGGTGGAAGTCGGTCCCAAGGAAGACATCTACGCCCGTCCGCTGCACCCCTACACCCAGGCGCTGCTGTCGGCCACCCCGACCATCCACCCGGACCCGAACAAGCCGAAGATCAAGATCGTCGGCGAACTGCCCAACCCGCTGAACCCGCCGCCGGGGTGCGCCTTCCACAAGCGCTGCCCGTACGCGACCGCACGGTGCAGCACCGAGGAGCCGCAACTGCGCGCCTTGGATAACCGCCAGGTGGCTTGCCACTACGCGGAGCAGTTCGTGGCGTGA
- a CDS encoding peptide chain release factor 3: MTHQAAEVAKRRTFAIISHPDAGKTTITEKLLLMGKAIAVAGTVKSRKSDRHATSDWMEMEKQRGISITTSVMQFPYRDHMVNLLDTPGHEDFSEDTYRTLTAVDSALMVLDGGKGVEPRTIALMDVCRLRDTPIVSFINKLDRDIRDPIELLDEIEAVLKIKAAPITWPIGCYRDFKGVYHLAEDYIIVYTAGHGHERTETKIIEKLDSDEARAHLGDEYDRFVDQLELVQGACHEFNQQEFLDGHLTPVFFGTALGNFGVDHVLDAVVDWAPRPLARVANERTVEPVEEKFTGFVFKIQANMDPKHRDRIAFMRICSGKYEKGMKMRHVRTGKDVRIGDALTFFSSEREQLEEAYAGDIIGLHNHGTIQIGDTFTEGEALGFTGIPHFAPELFRRVRLRDPLKSKQLRQGLQQLAEEGATQVFFPERSNDIILGAVGVLQFDVVASRLKEEYKVECSYEPITVYSARWIDCSDKKKLEEFSNKAVENLAVDGGGHLTYLAPTRVNLALMEERWPDVKFRATREHH; the protein is encoded by the coding sequence ATGACCCACCAGGCCGCCGAAGTCGCGAAACGCCGCACTTTCGCCATTATTTCCCACCCCGATGCCGGTAAAACCACCATCACCGAGAAACTCTTGCTGATGGGCAAGGCAATCGCGGTGGCCGGCACGGTGAAATCCCGCAAATCCGACCGCCATGCCACCTCCGACTGGATGGAAATGGAAAAACAACGGGGTATTTCCATTACCACGTCGGTCATGCAGTTCCCGTATCGCGACCACATGGTCAACCTGCTCGACACCCCGGGCCACGAAGACTTCTCCGAAGACACCTATCGCACCCTGACCGCGGTGGACTCTGCGCTGATGGTCCTCGACGGCGGTAAAGGCGTTGAGCCACGGACCATCGCGCTGATGGACGTGTGCCGTCTGCGTGACACGCCGATCGTCAGCTTTATCAACAAACTCGACCGCGATATTCGCGACCCGATCGAGCTGTTGGACGAAATCGAAGCCGTGCTGAAGATCAAGGCCGCGCCGATCACCTGGCCGATCGGTTGCTACCGCGACTTCAAGGGCGTGTACCACCTGGCGGAGGACTACATCATTGTCTACACCGCCGGCCACGGTCATGAGCGCACCGAAACCAAGATCATCGAGAAACTCGACTCCGATGAAGCACGCGCCCATTTGGGTGACGAGTACGATCGTTTTGTCGACCAGCTGGAACTGGTGCAGGGCGCCTGCCATGAGTTCAACCAGCAGGAATTCCTCGACGGTCATCTGACCCCAGTGTTCTTCGGTACCGCCCTGGGCAACTTCGGCGTTGACCATGTGCTCGACGCCGTGGTGGATTGGGCCCCGCGCCCACTGGCCCGTGTCGCCAACGAACGCACCGTGGAACCGGTCGAAGAGAAATTCACCGGCTTCGTGTTCAAGATCCAGGCGAACATGGACCCAAAACACCGCGACCGCATCGCCTTCATGCGCATCTGCTCCGGCAAATACGAAAAAGGCATGAAGATGCGCCACGTGCGTACCGGCAAGGACGTCCGCATCGGCGACGCCCTGACGTTCTTCTCCTCCGAGCGTGAACAGCTCGAAGAAGCCTACGCCGGCGACATCATCGGCCTACACAACCACGGCACCATCCAGATCGGCGACACCTTCACCGAAGGCGAAGCCCTGGGCTTCACCGGTATCCCGCACTTCGCGCCGGAACTGTTCCGCCGCGTCCGCCTGCGTGATCCGCTCAAATCCAAGCAACTGCGCCAAGGCTTGCAGCAACTGGCGGAAGAGGGCGCCACCCAGGTGTTCTTCCCCGAGCGCAGCAACGACATCATCCTCGGCGCCGTCGGTGTGCTGCAGTTCGATGTGGTCGCCAGCCGCTTGAAAGAGGAATACAAGGTTGAGTGCTCCTACGAGCCGATCACCGTGTACTCCGCGCGCTGGATCGATTGCAGCGATAAGAAGAAGTTGGAAGAGTTCTCCAACAAGGCTGTGGAAAACCTCGCGGTGGACGGCGGTGGTCACCTGACCTACCTGGCGCCGACACGGGTTAACCTGGCGCTGATGGAAGAGCGCTGGCCGGATGTGAAATTCCGTGCGACCCGCGAGCACCATTAA
- a CDS encoding ABC transporter permease, protein MEFLNAFSHLDWAQVLQLTGQHITLVGIAVILAILIGVPLGILMTRFPTLAGPLQASATVLLTVPSIALFGLLLPFYSKFGQGLGPMPAITAVFLYSLLPIMRNTYLALTGVEPGIREAARGIGMTFGQRLRMVELPIAVPVILAGVRTAVVMNIGVMTIAATIGAGGLGVLILASISRSDMSMLIVGAVLVSLLAIFADLLLQWLQRSLTPKGLLK, encoded by the coding sequence ATGGAATTCCTGAACGCCTTTTCCCATCTTGATTGGGCCCAAGTCCTACAACTGACCGGGCAGCACATCACCCTGGTCGGTATCGCCGTGATCCTCGCGATCCTGATCGGTGTGCCCCTGGGCATCCTGATGACGCGCTTCCCGACGCTCGCAGGCCCGCTGCAAGCCAGCGCCACGGTGCTGCTGACCGTGCCGTCCATCGCCCTGTTCGGCCTGCTGCTGCCGTTCTACTCCAAGTTCGGCCAGGGCCTGGGGCCAATGCCGGCGATCACCGCCGTGTTCCTCTACTCCCTGCTGCCGATCATGCGTAACACCTACCTCGCCCTCACCGGCGTGGAACCGGGTATTCGCGAAGCCGCACGCGGCATCGGCATGACCTTCGGCCAGCGCCTGCGCATGGTCGAGTTGCCCATCGCCGTGCCGGTGATCCTCGCCGGTGTGCGCACCGCCGTGGTGATGAATATTGGTGTGATGACCATCGCCGCCACCATCGGCGCCGGTGGCCTGGGTGTACTTATTCTGGCTTCCATCAGCCGCAGCGACATGTCGATGCTGATCGTCGGCGCCGTGCTGGTCAGTCTCCTGGCCATTTTTGCCGACCTGCTCTTGCAATGGCTGCAACGCTCGCTGACTCCAAAAGGATTGCTCAAATGA
- a CDS encoding ABC transporter permease: MAIRYGKGLIGGAVVVALLALLVHWIGINTIELYRDDLLFYLQAHLILVLVSMLAALVVGIPAGILLSRPHMVGRAERFMQIFNIGNTVPPLAVLAIALGVLGIGSGPAIFALFLASLLPIVRNTYEGLKNVQGSLKEAATGIGMTPRQVLFRVELPNAVPIIIGGVRVALAINVGTAPLAFLIGANSLGSLIFPGIALNNQPQLLLGAACTALLALLLDGLVTLASRLWLERGLRAS; this comes from the coding sequence GTGGCTATTCGCTATGGCAAAGGGCTGATAGGAGGTGCGGTTGTCGTCGCGCTCCTGGCCCTGCTGGTCCACTGGATCGGCATCAACACGATCGAACTGTACCGCGACGATTTGTTGTTTTACCTGCAAGCACACCTGATCCTCGTTCTAGTCTCCATGCTGGCCGCCCTTGTTGTGGGCATCCCCGCCGGTATCCTGCTCAGCCGACCGCACATGGTCGGGCGCGCAGAACGCTTCATGCAGATCTTCAACATCGGCAACACCGTCCCTCCCCTGGCCGTACTGGCCATCGCCCTCGGCGTCCTTGGTATCGGCAGCGGCCCGGCGATCTTCGCGCTGTTCCTCGCCTCCCTCCTGCCCATCGTGCGCAACACCTACGAAGGCCTGAAAAACGTTCAAGGCTCGCTGAAAGAAGCTGCCACCGGCATTGGCATGACGCCACGCCAGGTGCTGTTTCGCGTGGAATTGCCCAACGCCGTGCCGATCATCATCGGTGGCGTGCGCGTGGCCCTGGCGATCAACGTCGGCACCGCGCCGCTGGCCTTCCTGATCGGCGCCAACAGCCTGGGCAGCCTGATCTTCCCCGGCATCGCCCTGAACAATCAGCCGCAATTGCTGCTCGGCGCCGCGTGTACCGCGTTGCTGGCCTTGCTGCTTGACGGTCTGGTGACCCTGGCCAGCCGCCTCTGGCTGGAACGCGGGCTGCGTGCGTCTTAA